Proteins encoded in a region of the Isosphaeraceae bacterium EP7 genome:
- a CDS encoding FHA domain-containing serine/threonine-protein kinase: protein MRVILDVIQGPRRGRSFVFDRHDTFIVGRSRFVHCPMPEDSALSRDHFLVELSPPRCEVRDLGSTNGTFLNDRRIERSRLNSGDHIAAGQSVFRVRVEGAGDPSSMGVPAGASPTVALSPGGASPSCVGCGTTAPAGFNGTNVPVGPQVEWLCDFCRGEAANTPQPVPHYTTLRQLGRGGMGVVFLARHNDTGRLVALKLIVPEIAATRIAVDRFLREMSVISQLKHPNIIEWLEQGMTRGQFWFAMEYVAGTNLESLATSNPGHYPIDQACRMAAQVLKGLDHAHNLGFVHRDIKPENILIARAEEGLVAKVSDFGLAKSYRGLGLSALTFSGEMRGTIPFMPPEQMLDFKTVLPSGDLYSTAATLYFLISGQFIYDQGPEGMDPIKMLLEEKPVPIRVRRPEVPVELERVLDKCLAREPSERYPTAAEMRTALRPFC, encoded by the coding sequence ATGCGTGTCATCTTGGATGTCATCCAGGGCCCCCGGCGCGGCCGTTCGTTCGTCTTCGACCGTCACGATACGTTCATCGTGGGGAGGTCGCGGTTCGTTCATTGCCCGATGCCGGAGGACTCTGCGTTGTCTCGCGACCATTTCCTGGTCGAGCTTAGCCCGCCCCGGTGCGAGGTGCGCGACCTGGGGAGCACCAACGGGACGTTCCTCAACGATCGGCGGATCGAGCGGTCTCGCCTGAACTCGGGCGACCATATCGCGGCCGGCCAGAGCGTCTTCCGGGTCCGGGTCGAGGGGGCGGGCGACCCGTCGTCGATGGGCGTGCCGGCCGGCGCCTCGCCGACGGTGGCACTGTCCCCGGGGGGGGCGAGCCCGTCGTGCGTCGGGTGCGGTACGACCGCGCCGGCGGGATTCAATGGGACGAACGTGCCGGTGGGCCCGCAGGTGGAATGGCTCTGCGACTTCTGCCGGGGCGAGGCCGCGAATACCCCTCAGCCGGTGCCGCACTACACGACCTTACGCCAGCTGGGTCGGGGCGGGATGGGGGTCGTTTTCCTGGCCCGGCACAATGACACGGGCCGACTGGTGGCCCTGAAGCTGATCGTCCCCGAGATCGCCGCCACGCGGATCGCCGTGGACCGGTTCCTCCGCGAGATGTCGGTCATCAGCCAGTTGAAGCATCCGAACATCATCGAGTGGCTCGAGCAGGGGATGACCCGGGGCCAGTTCTGGTTCGCGATGGAGTATGTGGCGGGTACCAACCTGGAGTCGCTGGCCACGTCGAACCCGGGGCATTACCCGATCGACCAGGCCTGCCGGATGGCCGCGCAGGTGCTCAAGGGGCTCGACCACGCGCATAATCTGGGGTTCGTTCACCGGGATATCAAGCCGGAAAACATCCTGATTGCCCGTGCTGAAGAGGGCCTGGTGGCCAAGGTGAGCGACTTTGGCCTGGCCAAGAGCTACCGGGGGCTGGGGCTCTCGGCCCTGACCTTCTCGGGCGAGATGCGCGGGACCATCCCGTTCATGCCGCCGGAGCAGATGCTGGACTTCAAGACGGTGCTCCCCTCCGGGGACCTCTATTCCACCGCGGCAACGCTCTACTTCCTGATCTCGGGCCAGTTCATCTATGACCAGGGGCCCGAGGGCATGGACCCCATCAAGATGCTCCTGGAAGAGAAGCCGGTGCCGATCCGCGTGCGCCGGCCCGAGGTGCCGGTCGAGCTGGAACGCGTTCTGGACAAGTGTCTGGCCCGCGAGCCCTCGGAGCGCTACCCGACCGCCGCCGAGATGCGGACGGCCCTGCGGCCGTTCTGCTGA
- a CDS encoding pitrilysin family protein, translated as MRRPFSSIALLALAALASAQGQARAQEAKGAPDVPTLKVEKYTLPNGLDVILHEDHTTPVVGVNLWYKVGSKDEKTGRTGFAHLFEHLMFQGSKHHDSEYFGPIEKVGAQINGSTNTDRTNYFETLPSNALELALWLESDRMGFLLPALTQAKLDNQRDVVKNERRQRIDNVPYGQSMEKMLEALYPPGHPYHHSVIGSMADLSAASLDDVSAFFRTYYVPNNASLTLAGDFQPEEAKRLIEKYFGPIPRGPDVAKLAPNVPKLDAPKHLMMTDRVALARAQLSWPTVPVGHPDEAALDVLASVLGQLDKENRLFLALMYDKQLAAGVSAFHPTSALTGVFGVSITARPKNTLDDLVAIADAEIKRLQEQGPTADEVRKAQAGTESGLIIGLQSATRKADFLNANNVNYGDPLAYKAELARLFAVTPADVQRVAKTYLTANRVRLDVNPGAPTVRAPEVAVDRDKQSPVNSPPAVAAATTFDRSVMPKVEGNPTFTPPKVERRKLSNGLELLVAERHGLPIVSMNLVVRGGGVLAPAGKEGLAELAADLMTEGTKTRDTLKLAGELSEIGASLGANGGLEASSLSMTTLTKHQDKALELFTDVLLNPTFPEKELVRLRNQKLAALMRRADSAEGIAGVVFPRLLYGTDHPYGRTDSPKSVRDLSRDDVVAIYKSLFVPNNTALIVVGDITPDAAVEALEKALAGWKSGEAPAHTLPEPPAAKPGIYLVDKPEAAQSVLVVGEVGVPRSTPDYFPLTVMNAILGGQFSSRINLNLREEKGYTYGARSGFDFRLGAGPFQATAPVQTAVTKEALSELHRELTEIAGTRPATEKELTFAKDRLVKGFPARFETNGGVAATLADLFIYGLPADYFATYQPNVEAVNGTDVTRVAKSYVNTGRMAILVVGDRTKVEPALKTLPFAKSIIVLDAEGNPATDAPKPSDEVK; from the coding sequence ATGAGACGCCCGTTCTCCAGCATCGCCCTGCTGGCCCTCGCCGCGCTGGCCTCGGCCCAGGGTCAGGCACGCGCCCAGGAAGCCAAGGGGGCGCCCGACGTCCCGACCCTCAAGGTCGAGAAGTACACCCTGCCCAACGGCCTGGATGTCATCCTCCACGAGGATCACACCACGCCCGTCGTGGGGGTGAACCTCTGGTACAAGGTGGGATCGAAGGACGAGAAGACCGGCCGGACCGGATTCGCCCACCTGTTCGAGCACCTGATGTTCCAGGGCTCCAAGCACCATGACAGCGAGTACTTCGGGCCGATCGAGAAGGTGGGCGCCCAGATCAACGGCAGCACCAACACCGACCGGACCAACTACTTCGAGACCCTCCCCTCCAACGCCCTCGAGCTGGCCCTCTGGCTCGAGTCCGACCGGATGGGCTTCTTGCTGCCGGCCCTGACCCAGGCGAAGCTCGACAACCAGCGCGACGTCGTCAAGAACGAGCGTCGGCAGCGGATCGACAACGTCCCGTACGGCCAGTCGATGGAGAAGATGCTCGAGGCGCTCTACCCGCCGGGGCACCCCTACCACCACAGCGTCATCGGCTCGATGGCCGACCTGTCGGCGGCCAGCCTCGACGACGTCTCGGCCTTCTTCCGCACCTACTACGTGCCCAACAACGCCAGCCTCACCCTGGCCGGCGACTTCCAGCCCGAAGAGGCCAAGCGACTGATCGAGAAGTACTTCGGGCCCATCCCGCGCGGCCCCGACGTCGCCAAGCTGGCTCCGAACGTCCCCAAGCTCGACGCCCCCAAGCACCTGATGATGACCGACCGGGTCGCCCTGGCGCGGGCCCAGCTCTCATGGCCGACTGTGCCGGTGGGCCACCCCGACGAGGCGGCGCTCGACGTCCTGGCGTCGGTGCTCGGCCAGCTCGACAAGGAGAACCGGCTCTTCCTTGCCCTTATGTACGATAAGCAGCTCGCCGCCGGCGTCTCCGCGTTCCACCCCACCTCGGCGCTCACGGGCGTCTTCGGCGTCTCGATCACCGCCCGCCCTAAGAACACGCTCGACGACCTGGTCGCCATCGCCGACGCCGAGATCAAGCGGCTCCAGGAGCAGGGGCCCACCGCCGACGAGGTCCGCAAGGCCCAGGCCGGCACCGAGAGCGGCCTGATCATCGGCCTCCAGTCGGCCACGCGTAAGGCCGACTTCCTGAACGCCAACAACGTCAACTACGGCGACCCGCTCGCGTACAAGGCGGAACTCGCCCGCCTGTTCGCTGTCACCCCCGCCGATGTCCAGAGAGTCGCCAAAACCTACCTGACGGCCAACCGTGTCAGGCTCGACGTGAATCCAGGCGCCCCGACCGTCCGTGCGCCCGAAGTCGCCGTCGACCGCGACAAGCAGTCCCCCGTCAACAGCCCGCCGGCGGTGGCCGCCGCGACCACGTTCGATCGCTCGGTCATGCCCAAGGTCGAGGGCAACCCGACCTTCACCCCGCCCAAGGTCGAGCGCCGGAAGCTGTCCAACGGCCTTGAGCTGCTCGTGGCCGAGCGGCACGGGCTGCCGATCGTGTCGATGAACCTCGTCGTCCGCGGCGGCGGCGTGCTGGCCCCCGCCGGCAAGGAAGGCCTGGCCGAGTTGGCCGCCGACCTGATGACCGAAGGGACCAAGACCCGCGACACCCTGAAGCTAGCCGGCGAGCTCTCCGAGATTGGAGCCTCGCTGGGCGCCAACGGCGGCCTCGAAGCCTCCAGCCTGTCGATGACCACCCTGACGAAGCATCAGGACAAGGCCCTGGAGCTGTTCACCGACGTGCTCCTGAACCCGACCTTCCCCGAGAAGGAGCTGGTCCGCCTGCGCAACCAGAAGCTCGCCGCCCTGATGAGGCGGGCCGATAGCGCCGAGGGGATCGCCGGGGTCGTCTTCCCCAGGCTCCTCTACGGGACCGACCACCCCTACGGCCGGACCGATTCCCCCAAGTCGGTGCGCGACCTGTCGCGCGACGACGTGGTGGCGATCTACAAGTCACTGTTCGTCCCCAACAACACGGCCTTGATCGTCGTCGGCGACATCACACCCGACGCCGCGGTTGAGGCCCTGGAGAAGGCCCTGGCCGGCTGGAAGTCCGGCGAGGCCCCGGCGCACACACTGCCCGAGCCCCCCGCGGCGAAGCCCGGCATCTACCTGGTCGACAAGCCCGAAGCGGCGCAGTCGGTCCTGGTCGTCGGCGAGGTCGGCGTCCCGCGCAGCACGCCCGACTACTTCCCCCTGACCGTGATGAACGCCATCCTCGGCGGCCAGTTCTCCAGCCGGATCAACCTGAATCTCCGCGAGGAGAAGGGCTACACCTACGGCGCCCGCTCGGGCTTCGACTTCCGCCTGGGGGCCGGCCCCTTCCAGGCGACCGCCCCGGTGCAGACCGCCGTCACCAAGGAAGCCCTCTCCGAGCTGCACCGCGAGCTGACCGAGATCGCCGGCACCCGACCCGCCACCGAGAAAGAGCTGACCTTCGCCAAGGACCGCCTCGTCAAAGGCTTCCCCGCCCGGTTCGAGACCAATGGCGGTGTCGCCGCGACCCTGGCCGACCTGTTCATCTACGGCCTGCCGGCCGACTACTTCGCCACCTACCAGCCCAACGTCGAGGCCGTCAACGGCACCGACGTCACCCGGGTCGCCAAGTCCTACGTCAACACTGGCCGGATGGCCATCCTCGTCGTCGGCGACCGGACCAAGGTCGAGCCGGCCCTGAAGACCCTCCCCTTCGCCAAGTCCATCATCGTCCTGGACGCCGAGGGCAACCCCGCCACCGACGCCCCGAAGCCCTCCGACGAAGTCAAGTAA
- a CDS encoding pseudouridine-5'-phosphate glycosidase, which produces MRAIRNEVRDAIAAGQGVVALESTLVAHGLPWPDNLETALDSEAAVRAAGSIPATVAIVGGRLTIGLSRPEIEAMARSNTYLKASRRDLALAVARGLNAATTVSATLWAARTSGLGVMATGGLGGVHRGAAESFDVSADLDELARADGCLLVCSGVKSILDVAATLEALETRGVAVLGYRADEFPAFTARSSGLPVEHRLDDPTSVAEVVAAHRALGLPGALLLARPVDEEVAVDQASMDLAIEGALREAHSGGIRGKAITPFLLGKVRELTEGRSLGANRSLIVANAGLAGEIAAALASRRTAI; this is translated from the coding sequence ATGCGAGCGATCCGAAATGAAGTCCGAGATGCCATCGCCGCAGGGCAGGGGGTTGTCGCTCTGGAGTCGACCCTGGTGGCCCACGGCCTTCCCTGGCCGGACAACCTGGAGACGGCCCTCGACTCCGAGGCCGCTGTCCGCGCGGCCGGCTCGATCCCGGCCACCGTCGCCATCGTCGGGGGAAGACTGACCATCGGCCTGAGCCGCCCCGAGATCGAGGCGATGGCCCGGTCGAATACCTACCTCAAGGCGAGCCGACGCGACCTGGCCCTGGCCGTTGCCAGGGGCCTGAATGCCGCGACCACCGTCTCGGCCACGCTCTGGGCGGCTCGAACTTCGGGCCTGGGCGTCATGGCGACCGGCGGCCTCGGGGGCGTGCACCGCGGGGCCGCCGAGTCGTTCGACGTTTCCGCAGACCTCGACGAGCTCGCCAGGGCCGACGGCTGCCTCCTGGTCTGCTCCGGGGTGAAGTCGATCCTCGACGTCGCGGCCACCCTGGAAGCCTTGGAGACCCGCGGCGTGGCCGTCCTGGGCTACCGGGCCGACGAGTTCCCCGCCTTCACCGCCCGGTCATCCGGCCTGCCGGTCGAGCATCGCCTGGACGATCCGACGTCCGTGGCCGAAGTCGTCGCAGCCCATCGGGCACTCGGTCTGCCTGGAGCCCTGCTGCTGGCCCGGCCCGTGGACGAGGAGGTCGCCGTCGACCAGGCCTCGATGGACCTGGCGATCGAGGGGGCACTGCGCGAGGCCCATTCCGGCGGGATTCGCGGCAAGGCGATCACCCCGTTCCTGCTTGGCAAGGTGCGAGAGCTGACCGAAGGCCGGAGCCTGGGCGCCAATCGCTCACTGATCGTCGCCAATGCCGGGCTCGCGGGCGAGATCGCCGCGGCGCTGGCGTCACGCCGGACGGCGATTTAG
- a CDS encoding aminotransferase class I/II-fold pyridoxal phosphate-dependent enzyme — protein MQGPLLSEKASRFTESVIRGMSVEARKYGAINLAQGMPDFPAPMEVKEAACRAILGDINQYAITWGSASLRAAIAEHAAWHLGLDVDPETEITVTCGSTEAMLVALTGLINPGDEVILSEPFYENYWPDCVLAGATPRFVPFRPPGWTFDFDELAAAFNDRTKAIILCNPNNPTGTVFTREELEQVAALCRKWDVIAISDEIYEHIVFDGRPHISLASLDGMRDRTVTVGGMSKTFSVTGWRVGTIMAPPALTNVFRQVHDYVSIGAAAPLQEAGAVAYRLPRSYFDHLSADYQRRRDRLCSALLEIGFDLRMPHGAYYVMADISAFGPMDDVAFCHHLVRDLGVATVPASSFFRQKDLGRAYIRFCFCKRDETLDAAIDRLRNLRVIV, from the coding sequence ATGCAAGGCCCCCTGCTCTCCGAGAAGGCGTCGAGGTTCACCGAGAGCGTGATCCGCGGCATGTCGGTCGAGGCCCGCAAATATGGCGCGATCAACCTGGCGCAGGGGATGCCCGACTTCCCCGCACCGATGGAGGTGAAGGAGGCCGCTTGCCGTGCGATCCTCGGCGACATCAACCAGTACGCCATCACCTGGGGCTCGGCCTCGCTGCGCGCGGCCATCGCCGAACATGCCGCCTGGCACCTGGGGCTGGACGTCGACCCCGAGACCGAGATCACCGTCACTTGCGGCAGCACCGAGGCGATGCTGGTCGCGCTGACGGGCCTGATCAACCCGGGCGACGAGGTCATCCTCTCCGAGCCTTTCTACGAGAACTACTGGCCCGACTGCGTGCTGGCGGGGGCCACGCCCAGGTTCGTCCCGTTCCGGCCGCCCGGCTGGACGTTCGACTTCGACGAGCTGGCCGCCGCGTTCAACGACCGGACCAAGGCCATCATCCTCTGCAACCCGAACAACCCGACCGGGACGGTCTTCACCCGCGAGGAGCTTGAGCAGGTCGCGGCGCTCTGCCGCAAGTGGGACGTCATCGCCATCTCCGACGAGATCTACGAGCACATCGTCTTCGACGGCCGGCCGCACATCAGCCTGGCCTCGCTCGACGGGATGCGCGACCGGACGGTGACCGTGGGCGGGATGAGCAAGACCTTCTCGGTGACCGGCTGGCGCGTCGGCACGATCATGGCGCCGCCGGCCCTGACCAACGTCTTCCGCCAGGTGCACGACTACGTCTCGATCGGCGCGGCCGCACCGCTCCAGGAGGCCGGGGCCGTGGCCTATCGCCTGCCGAGGAGCTACTTCGACCACCTCTCGGCCGACTACCAGCGACGGCGTGACCGGCTCTGCTCGGCCCTGCTGGAGATCGGCTTCGACCTCCGGATGCCCCACGGGGCCTACTACGTGATGGCCGACATCTCGGCCTTCGGGCCGATGGACGATGTGGCCTTCTGCCATCACCTGGTCCGCGACCTGGGCGTGGCGACAGTCCCCGCGTCCAGCTTCTTCCGCCAGAAGGATCTCGGCCGTGCGTACATCCGGTTCTGCTTCTGCAAGCGCGACGAGACCCTGGACGCGGCCATCGACCGCTTGCGCAACCTGCGCGTGATCGTCTGA